A genome region from Nocardia sp. NBC_00565 includes the following:
- a CDS encoding alpha-ketoacid dehydrogenase subunit alpha/beta — MTESNSDTTAIGGAVTLTELYRRMLTIRKFEDHAARLYRATQIPGFLHLSIGQEASAVGACWPLDDRDVVTSTHRGHGHCIAKGLDVEGMFAELMGKETGTCRGRGGSMHIADPRKGIFGANGIVGAGLPIAVGAGTAAQLRDSGGVVVAFFGDGAVAQGVFHESVNLAAVWDLPVIFFCENNGYSEFSAAVDQHRATLRERAAGYGVEFHQVDGNDVVQVATLQRTLVDRLRAGAGPVIVEASTYRWHGHYEGDPESYRDAAELAAWKERDPLTVLGDTMRGQGLAEHLAAIEREVDAVIESAIEKAVAAPYPAEETAGDYVITPRAAIPEPATPTAGSWKIMHAVTNALTKELADDPTVFLAGIDVGKGGNVYGLTRGLAEQYPGRVRDTPISESAIMGTAVGAAMAGYRPVVELMYFDFIGVCLDQLMNQAAKLRFMTGGAVTMPLVVRTQFGAGKSSGSQHSQSLEALVAHIPGLTVVMPSTPADTYGLLRAAIQDPNPVIFIENRLLYGMKGAEPPADHLVPLGKAIVRRPGTDVTVVSYSKTMYDCLAVADRLAAEGISVEVIDLRTISPLDFDTVLTSLQKTNRLVVVHQAVGEFGVGAELAARAVREGFWHLDAPVIRVTAGATPAPYTPALEKIWLPDEARIEAAIRETLDTRS, encoded by the coding sequence ATGACTGAATCGAACTCGGACACAACGGCTATCGGCGGCGCGGTGACGCTGACGGAGCTGTATCGCAGAATGCTGACGATCCGGAAGTTCGAAGATCACGCCGCTCGGCTCTATCGCGCGACCCAGATACCCGGGTTCCTGCATCTGTCCATCGGCCAGGAGGCTTCCGCGGTCGGCGCGTGTTGGCCGCTCGACGACCGCGACGTGGTGACCTCGACCCATCGCGGACACGGTCACTGCATCGCCAAGGGCCTGGACGTCGAAGGCATGTTCGCCGAACTGATGGGCAAGGAAACCGGAACCTGCCGGGGCCGTGGCGGTTCGATGCATATCGCGGATCCGCGCAAGGGGATCTTCGGCGCGAACGGGATCGTGGGCGCCGGACTACCCATCGCCGTCGGTGCCGGTACCGCCGCCCAGTTGCGCGACAGCGGCGGCGTGGTCGTCGCCTTCTTCGGTGACGGCGCCGTCGCACAGGGCGTCTTCCACGAATCGGTCAACCTGGCCGCGGTCTGGGACCTGCCGGTCATCTTCTTCTGCGAGAACAACGGCTACTCAGAATTCTCCGCCGCGGTCGACCAGCACCGGGCCACGCTGCGTGAACGCGCGGCGGGTTACGGTGTCGAGTTCCACCAGGTCGACGGAAACGACGTCGTGCAGGTGGCGACGTTGCAGCGCACGCTCGTCGATCGCCTGCGCGCCGGAGCGGGACCGGTGATCGTCGAAGCCAGCACGTACCGCTGGCACGGACACTACGAGGGGGATCCCGAAAGCTACCGGGACGCAGCGGAACTCGCCGCGTGGAAAGAACGCGACCCGCTGACCGTGCTCGGCGACACCATGCGCGGACAGGGTCTGGCCGAACACCTGGCAGCCATCGAGCGCGAGGTCGACGCCGTGATCGAGAGCGCCATCGAGAAGGCCGTCGCCGCGCCGTACCCCGCCGAGGAGACGGCGGGGGACTACGTCATAACCCCGCGTGCGGCCATACCGGAACCGGCGACTCCGACCGCGGGCTCGTGGAAGATCATGCACGCGGTCACGAACGCTCTGACCAAGGAACTCGCGGACGATCCGACCGTCTTCCTGGCGGGCATCGATGTCGGAAAGGGCGGCAATGTCTACGGTTTGACCCGTGGTCTGGCCGAGCAGTACCCGGGTCGCGTCCGCGATACGCCGATCTCGGAAAGCGCGATCATGGGTACCGCGGTGGGCGCGGCGATGGCGGGCTATCGTCCCGTCGTGGAGTTGATGTACTTCGACTTCATCGGCGTCTGCTTGGACCAGTTGATGAACCAGGCGGCGAAGTTGCGCTTCATGACCGGCGGCGCGGTGACGATGCCCCTGGTCGTTCGCACCCAGTTCGGCGCGGGCAAATCCTCGGGCAGTCAACACTCGCAGAGTCTGGAGGCGTTGGTCGCGCATATTCCGGGCCTGACGGTCGTGATGCCGTCGACACCGGCCGACACCTACGGGTTGCTGCGGGCCGCGATCCAGGATCCCAATCCGGTGATCTTCATCGAGAACCGTCTGCTCTACGGCATGAAAGGCGCCGAACCGCCGGCCGACCACCTGGTGCCGCTCGGCAAGGCGATCGTGCGGCGGCCCGGCACCGACGTGACCGTGGTGTCCTACTCCAAGACCATGTACGACTGCCTCGCCGTCGCCGATCGCCTTGCCGCCGAGGGTATCTCGGTCGAAGTCATCGATCTGCGGACCATCAGTCCCCTGGATTTCGACACCGTGCTGACCTCGCTGCAGAAGACGAACCGGCTGGTGGTCGTGCATCAGGCCGTCGGGGAGTTCGGCGTCGGCGCGGAATTGGCGGCCCGCGCGGTGCGGGAAGGGTTTTGGCACCTCGACGCACCGGTGATCCGGGTGACCGCCGGTGCGACGCCCGCGCCTTACACTCCGGCGCTGGAGAAGATCTGGCTGCCCGATGAGGCGCGTATCGAGGCCGCGATCCGCGAAACGCTCGACACCCGCTCGTGA
- a CDS encoding NAD(P)H-dependent amine dehydrogenase family protein, translated as MIKRLGNHPDLELIGLHCYTPEKIGRDAGEIAGLAPIGVAATGTVEEIIAAKPDVVTFHGVFPDEALYERVLEAGINVVTTADWITGHHRDQNHPHPSGKKVTEVLQAACRRGGSTFYGTGMNPGLCQILGITHSCDVADIENVTVIESVDVSCHHSAETWIAVGYGRPVDDPAIPASLEKFTRVFADSVYMMADCFGLELDDVTFTYELGACTEDVDLGWYVLPKGSLGANYIKYQGIVDGEPRIESHLEWQMTPHTDPKWNVKGCYITKITGDPSIYSKHMILPKRGTDLSDPASFASIGMTVTGLPALNSIRSVVAAPPGILTSADLPLRGFAGRFKQ; from the coding sequence ATGATCAAACGCCTCGGCAACCACCCCGATCTCGAGTTGATCGGACTGCACTGCTACACCCCGGAGAAGATCGGCCGCGACGCGGGTGAGATCGCGGGCCTGGCGCCGATCGGAGTGGCGGCCACCGGCACGGTCGAGGAGATCATCGCCGCGAAACCGGATGTCGTGACCTTCCACGGGGTCTTCCCCGACGAAGCCCTCTACGAACGCGTCCTCGAAGCCGGTATCAATGTCGTGACCACCGCTGACTGGATCACCGGCCACCACCGCGACCAGAACCACCCACACCCCTCGGGGAAAAAGGTCACCGAGGTGCTGCAAGCGGCGTGCCGGCGCGGTGGCTCCACCTTCTACGGCACCGGCATGAATCCCGGCCTGTGCCAGATCCTCGGGATCACCCACTCCTGCGACGTCGCCGATATCGAGAATGTCACCGTCATCGAATCCGTCGACGTGTCCTGCCATCACTCGGCCGAGACCTGGATAGCTGTCGGTTACGGCCGCCCGGTCGACGATCCCGCCATCCCGGCATCACTGGAAAAGTTCACCCGCGTATTCGCCGACTCGGTGTACATGATGGCCGACTGCTTCGGACTCGAACTCGACGACGTCACCTTCACCTACGAACTAGGCGCATGCACCGAAGACGTCGATCTCGGCTGGTATGTCCTGCCCAAAGGCTCGCTGGGTGCGAACTACATCAAATACCAGGGCATCGTGGACGGCGAACCCAGGATCGAGTCCCACCTCGAATGGCAGATGACACCTCACACGGATCCGAAATGGAATGTGAAAGGCTGCTACATCACCAAGATCACCGGCGACCCGAGCATCTACAGCAAACATATGATCCTCCCCAAACGCGGCACCGATCTGTCGGACCCGGCATCGTTCGCATCCATCGGCATGACCGTCACCGGACTACCCGCCCTCAACTCGATCCGATCGGTGGTCGCCGCGCCCCCCGGCATCCTCACCAGCGCCGACCTCCCGCTCCGCGGATTCGCCGGCAGATTCAAACAATAA
- a CDS encoding acyl-CoA dehydrogenase family protein: MDLDLPAEAIELQKLCRDFAEKEIEPHAESWSEQERFPSDVFLKMGELDLTGLLIPQEYGGTDAGYVSYVAAMEAIGAADQSFAAAWNAHSTIASLPLAAFGTEEQKHKWLTPLAKGTHIGAFGLTEPTAGSDAAGIRTTARQDGDGWVVNGTKMFITNAGTVISLGVTILAVTGTNDDGTKRFGTFYVPTGTPGYTVSQPLKKIGWHAMDTRELVFDNCRIPAENLIGEEGNGLRQFLDVLDGGRISVAALALSLAQQALELAAQHAGQREQFGKRLSAFQAVQHKLADMATEVEAARSLVYRAAWLADNGRPFGQAAAMAKLYASEVANRAASASVQIHGGYGYIRESKISRFYADAKILEIGEGTNEIQRNVIARQVIRSAGT, encoded by the coding sequence ATGGACCTAGACCTGCCCGCCGAGGCAATCGAGCTGCAGAAGTTGTGCCGCGATTTCGCCGAGAAGGAGATCGAGCCGCACGCCGAGTCCTGGTCTGAGCAGGAGCGATTCCCCAGTGATGTCTTTCTGAAGATGGGCGAATTGGACCTCACCGGACTGCTGATTCCGCAGGAATACGGCGGCACCGACGCCGGGTACGTCTCCTACGTCGCGGCCATGGAGGCCATCGGCGCCGCCGACCAGTCCTTCGCCGCCGCGTGGAATGCCCATTCGACGATCGCCTCACTCCCCTTGGCTGCCTTCGGCACCGAGGAACAGAAACACAAATGGCTCACGCCGCTGGCGAAGGGCACCCACATCGGAGCCTTCGGACTGACCGAACCGACCGCGGGATCGGATGCCGCGGGCATTCGGACCACGGCCCGCCAGGACGGCGACGGCTGGGTCGTCAATGGCACGAAGATGTTCATCACCAATGCGGGCACCGTGATCAGCCTCGGGGTCACGATCCTCGCGGTGACCGGCACGAACGACGACGGCACCAAACGGTTCGGCACGTTCTATGTCCCGACCGGCACGCCGGGATATACCGTTAGCCAGCCACTGAAGAAGATCGGCTGGCACGCGATGGATACCCGCGAACTGGTCTTCGACAATTGCCGGATCCCGGCCGAGAACCTGATCGGCGAGGAGGGCAACGGCCTGCGGCAGTTCCTCGATGTACTCGACGGCGGCCGCATCAGCGTTGCCGCACTTGCGCTTTCGCTCGCCCAACAAGCCCTCGAACTCGCGGCCCAGCACGCCGGCCAGCGCGAGCAATTCGGCAAGCGCCTTTCGGCGTTCCAGGCGGTGCAGCACAAACTCGCCGATATGGCCACCGAGGTCGAGGCGGCGCGCAGTCTGGTCTACCGAGCCGCTTGGCTCGCCGACAATGGCCGGCCGTTCGGCCAGGCGGCGGCCATGGCGAAGTTGTACGCCTCCGAGGTGGCCAACCGGGCGGCCAGCGCCAGCGTCCAGATCCACGGCGGCTACGGCTACATCCGGGAATCGAAGATTTCGCGCTTCTACGCCGATGCCAAGATTCTCGAGATCGGCGAGGGCACCAACGAGATCCAGCGCAATGTGATCGCGCGGCAGGTAATCCGTTCGGCCGGAACATAA
- a CDS encoding TetR/AcrR family transcriptional regulator, protein MARPPGHGPGYEVKRQEIIDTAAALFAEKGYAATGITEIGDTVGLAKGALYYYIKSKENLLVEIQERVLDPLLAVAAKIQDLAAPPTIKLRLLSEELLNLIFERLDHIWVYEHDYRQLTGANLTRMLERRHEFENIVRSLLTDAMEDGTFRKSDPTLAMLQFLNMHNHTYQWVKPGQQWDAKFLSKTYCATLFNGFADGKCDLAALESAVEAYKI, encoded by the coding sequence ATGGCTCGACCACCAGGACATGGACCGGGATACGAGGTCAAGCGGCAGGAGATCATCGATACCGCCGCCGCGCTGTTCGCGGAGAAGGGCTACGCCGCGACCGGGATCACCGAGATCGGCGATACGGTCGGTCTGGCCAAGGGCGCGCTGTACTACTACATCAAATCCAAGGAAAACCTGCTCGTCGAAATTCAGGAGCGGGTGCTCGACCCATTGCTGGCCGTGGCCGCGAAGATCCAGGATCTGGCCGCGCCGCCGACGATCAAGCTGCGCCTGCTCTCGGAGGAGTTACTGAATCTCATCTTCGAGCGCCTGGACCATATCTGGGTGTACGAACACGATTACCGCCAGCTGACCGGGGCGAATCTCACTCGGATGCTCGAGCGGCGTCACGAATTCGAGAACATCGTGCGGTCGCTGCTGACGGACGCGATGGAGGACGGAACTTTCCGCAAGTCCGATCCGACCTTGGCCATGCTGCAATTTCTCAATATGCACAATCACACCTACCAGTGGGTCAAACCGGGACAGCAATGGGATGCGAAATTCCTGTCCAAGACCTACTGCGCGACATTGTTCAACGGTTTCGCCGATGGCAAGTGTGATCTCGCGGCACTCGAGTCGGCGGTCGAGGCCTACAAGATCTGA
- a CDS encoding VOC family protein — protein sequence MPIQRLNHAVLFVSDVERSAAFYGEVLGFRRIGGMPGGVFLQAADSANDHDLGLFQSPDPAVPHRTGRVGLYHLAWEVDTLSELRRVQDALRAAGALTGASDHACTKALYGADPDGIEFEVCWLVPDSAIEQALSEMTAPSVPLDIAAEIARYGADTPGGPRTDHAVWQRFLANSNAD from the coding sequence ATGCCTATTCAGCGACTGAACCATGCCGTCCTGTTCGTCTCCGATGTGGAGCGCTCGGCCGCTTTCTATGGTGAGGTCCTCGGATTCCGGCGGATCGGCGGTATGCCTGGCGGGGTGTTCCTGCAGGCGGCGGATTCGGCCAACGACCATGACCTGGGGCTGTTCCAGTCACCCGATCCGGCCGTGCCGCACCGCACCGGACGGGTCGGTCTGTACCACCTGGCCTGGGAGGTGGATACGCTGAGCGAACTGCGGCGGGTCCAGGACGCGCTGCGGGCCGCCGGGGCGCTGACCGGCGCCTCCGATCACGCTTGCACGAAGGCGCTATACGGAGCCGACCCCGACGGCATCGAATTCGAGGTGTGCTGGCTGGTGCCCGACTCGGCGATCGAGCAGGCCTTGAGCGAAATGACCGCGCCGTCCGTGCCGCTCGATATCGCGGCCGAGATCGCCCGATACGGTGCGGACACTCCCGGCGGACCTCGCACAGACCATGCGGTCTGGCAGCGTTTCCTCGCGAACTCGAATGCCGACTAG